In the genome of Succinivibrio dextrinosolvens, the window AAGTAATAAGAGTTACAAGGAATGACAAGGAATGATCATTAAGATAAAGGAATGACAACACAAAACGTTAAAAAAAAGTAATGAAATATAGATAAAAGTAATGAGATATAGATAAAAGCTAAGAAAACTTATATTTAACTAATTTTAAAAAATTTGAGCTATATCAAATTTATTAAAGGTAATTATTTAGACACAATGCAGCCATTAAGCTGAATCATCTGTTAAGCCTTTGTTGTTTTAGTTATTCCCAGTAAAGAAGGATTGTAGAGCGCGCTCAAAAGCCTGATAAGGTCATATCTTTTAGATGGTGTATTGCTGCTTTAAAGTTTTGTGAGAAATAAAAAATATATAGCCTGATAAGCTGATTCGCTTTAAGAAGTCATGTGTCTAATACAGTGCCTTTGTTATAGTTTTCAAGATATAAGCGACATACGCCCTTCAATACATCTGGAACTATCATCAAGGGTGTTAAATGCCCCGCCACTACTCAGCTATTAAGCTGAATCATCTGTTAAGCCTTTGTTGTTTTAGTTATTCCCAGTAAAGAAGGATTGTAGAGCGCGAAAAATTGAGATCTTAAAAAAGGTGACTGTTTTATTTTTGGTGACTTTATAAAGTCACATTGTTTTTATATCTAATAATCAATTAGTTAATGCGATTGTTTGATAATTGTTTATTTTTGTTAGTCACCATTTTTATAATAATAACTTATTGAAAGAACTAAATAAAAAACTAAAAAAGTGACTAAAGTGACCTGATTTTTAATTATTCAGAACATATAAAACTAGAAATATAAAATCATTCTTCAATTAACTTTTTAAATGATTCTGTTAAACAGTTTTGTACTAAATAATCATTATAAAAATTCAGTAATAAAGAAAACTCCTTTAAGTAATCATACTTATTGTATGTTATGTGAATTTTATCATCTGTTTTGTGAGATAAAATTTTATCTATGTCTTTCTCATTAAAATTCATTTCAAATTTTTGGGATACTAAAAAAGTGTTAGCTGTTTTTCTTAATCCATGTATATTTAAATATTCAGTTATATTTGGGGGCAAAAGCATTAAACTTGCAGATATTTCTTTATTAGGGTTTGTCTTTGAAGGAAATAAAAAAGGGCTTTCCATACATTGAGTGATCTCTTTATATTTTTTTAATAATTTTTTTAAATAAGGTGTTAGCGGGATAATATGATCTAAATGTTCGGTGTCGCGCCTTGTTTTTGTTTCATTGTTAGGAATGAGAATAAAACCATGTTCGCAATTTTCCATTGATTCGCTATGAATATGATCCCATCTTAATTTTCTTATTTCTCCCCCTCTGCTAACAGTAAAAAGAACTAAAAGAATATAAACCTTATAACTTAAGGGATAATCATCAAGAGGGCTAAAAAGTTTTTCTTTTAACTGTTTAATATCAAGCCATTTAAAAGGTTTTGAAGGTTCGGAAATATTCAGATTTCTATCATTAAATTTTGGTTGTCTGGTATATCCGATTAAATCATTATGCTGAATAATACCATCAAGGCGGGCTTGTTCTAGGCAAGTTATAAGAGTGTTTA includes:
- a CDS encoding tyrosine-type recombinase/integrase, producing the protein MGSHIKKGYAMNLLKQKDVSEKLKTAKQEIKQNNLKQKKIGLGGGLFLLVRNNSVTYWARIKANNKDTSLCIGNYEQMKLTTAYNQAKIFADKAKNDILEQKKTPLFKDYWVKWRAESDKNLNLSIARIRNKNAYYNGVLHIFDDYRIDEITPLLVNELTANIQTSKRNLKNCLNTLITCLEQARLDGIIQHNDLIGYTRQPKFNDRNLNISEPSKPFKWLDIKQLKEKLFSPLDDYPLSYKVYILLVLFTVSRGGEIRKLRWDHIHSESMENCEHGFILIPNNETKTRRDTEHLDHIIPLTPYLKKLLKKYKEITQCMESPFLFPSKTNPNKEISASLMLLPPNITEYLNIHGLRKTANTFLVSQKFEMNFNEKDIDKILSHKTDDKIHITYNKYDYLKEFSLLLNFYNDYLVQNCLTESFKKLIEE